AACAATTTCTAGCAATCCCACCAACATAATCAACAGCCCTGAACGAACTTTCCTTCCCATTAAAAGGGACTAAAACTTTTTTATTCTGCACAACCATATCCTCCCTGAGGATTTGGATAACTTAAATCTGACTTCCCCGAAAAACATAATTTAAGTTTGCAATAAAATTTGGTACTCCATCTTTACTATGCACTATGAAAATAGCATACAATTCAATTTTATAAAATAATTTATTAGAATTAATAATAAATAGAGTAAAAGAATATATAAATATAACTTCCATTAAATTTCCCACGACAAACTCATCTCAGCACATCAATTAACTATTTAATAAAATTAATAAAAAACACAATATTTCTATCAGCTGTCAATAATGATTAAAAGAAAATCCAGCCCAATTGATATCCTGCAAAGTGTCTATGGCTACACAAGCTTCAGAGGAATTCAGGAAGATATAATTTCAAGAGTGATGAATGGTTATAATGCAGTAGTATTCATGCCCACCGGAGGTGGTAAATCATTATGCTACCAAATTCCTTCAATACTTAGAGATGGTGTGGGCATAGTCATCTCTCCGCTCATTGCTTTGATGCATGATCAGGTCGTTGCCCTTAAAGAAATGGGAGTCAGTGCTGAATACTTAAACTCTTCAGTTCCGAAAGATAAAATTTCTGAAATAATATTCAGCCTCAAAACTAATAAAATTGATCTGCTGTACATCTCTCCGGAAAGATTGACTTCTTCTGGATTTATAGAATTTTTAACTCAATTAAAAATTGGATTAATTGCTATAGACGAAGCACATTGTGTTGCTCAATGGGGACACGATTTCAGACCAGACTATTTAAGTCTTGAAATTCTAGCTCAAACTTTTCCTAAAATTCCACGTATGGCGTTAACTGCAACAGCAGATGGTCCTACTAGAAATGAAATTCTGAGCCGCCTCAATTTTACCACTGAAGACATATTTTCAACCGGATTTGATAGACCTAATATCAAATATACGATTGTCCCTAAAAAGGATGCTAAAAAACAATTATTACAGTTTATTAACAATGAACATTTTCTAGAATGCGGCATAGTTTACAGAATGAGCCGTAAAAAAGTCGAAGAAACTGCAACCTGGCTGAATAAGAATGGAATCAAAGCTCTCCCCTACCATGCCGGGTTATCCCCTGAAACCAGAAAAATAAATCAAAGACGCTTTATGTCTGAAGATGGAATAGTAATGGTTGCAACAATTGCATTCGGAATGGGGATAGATAAACCGGATGTCCGCTTTGTTGCCCACATGGATTTACCCAAAAGTATTGAAGCATATTATCAGGAAACAGGCCGTGCCGGGAGAGATGGGCTGGCTGCAGAAGCTTTTTTATTGATAGGTCTACAAGATATTACATTCTTAAAACGAATGATACTTTCAGGAAATGCCAGCGATAGCCGTAAAGCTCTGGAGCTTAGAAAGTTAAACTCTATGCTTGCATATTGTGAATCACCCGGATGTTTAAGACAGCCGCTACTCGCATATTTCGGAGAAGAATTAACAAAACCGTGTGGTAATTGTTCAACTTGTATTTCACCTCCTTTAAAATTTGATGGAACCATTGCAGCTCAAAAAGCACTTTCAAATATCTATAGAACTGATCAGCTGTTTGGAACCAATTATCTTATTGATATTTTACTGGGTAAAGAAACCGATAGAATAAAAAAACTCAACCACAATAAACTCAGCACGTTCGGCATTGGAACAGAGTTCACAAAAGATGAGTGGCTTTCCATACATCGCCAGTTAATTTCACAAAGCATGGTAGATGTAGACATAGAAGGTTACGGAGCGCTGAAGCTTAATCGTAAGAGCTGGCAAATACTAAAAAAAATTAAGAAAGTTGAATTCAGGAAAGACCCAGTCCTTACTAAAAATTCAAAAACAAAGAAAAAGAATTTTACTATAGGTGATGAAAACTGTCCGTCTTTAACAACACCAGAAGCCAGTGAGCTGCTAGATTCCCTTAGGTTGCTGAGAAGTGCTCTTGCGAGTGAACAAAAAGTACCTGCTTATGTAATTTTTGCAGATAAAACACTCTTGGAGCTGGCCTGTTACAGACCATCTTCAACAGGCCAGCTCTTCGGAATAAATGGTTTGGGTGATCAAAAAATATTTCGATACGGTGACATAATTATCAAAACGCTCGCAGAACACGAGAAAGTATACGGTCGTCCTGAAAATCTGCCACAACTTCCTGAACCAAAAGCTAAAGCTTTAAATATTGCACCGGAAAATCAAAATTTAACAGCAACAATTCTTGAAACTTATAATCTTTTTGAAAAATATTTAAATGTTGAAGATGTTGCCCAAAAAAGAAATTTAAAAATAAAAACTATTTACAGTCATTTAAAAACATGTGTTGAGCAAAATAAACTTAATGCTGACGACATTCTGGACATAAGCAATCAAGAAATTACATGCATTAAAGAAACCTTGGAGTTGTATAAAAAAGAGGGCTACAAACAGCTTTTGCCCGTTTATGAAGCCCTCTTTGGTAACTATTCGTATGAAATTTTAAGAATAATAAGCGCAGAAAATGCAAGAGATTCTTAGCAAGACACGCTATCTCCACTCGACTTATCTCTGATTACTTTATCCGATAGCAGGTAGCGTACTTTCTATTTGGATGTATTCTACCCTGCTTTTCCAATTTTCTGGCAAAAGCATCTGTAGCAGAAACAATATCTTTGTCTCCATGAATGAGAGGACGGTCAGAACCCCAAGAGTCAAGCATATCCGGGTCCTTAACAGATAAATGTACAATTGATGAAAAGAAGCGACGAAGATTTGTAAGCAAAAGATAAGGTTCCTGATCCCTTGATAAATTCAAACCTTCCATACTCTCAAAAGAAACATCAAACGGTTCCTGAATCTCTTTGCCAAATACTAAATCATCGTTCCATAGATACCTTGTATTCAATGATTTAGTCTGCTCGGTGACATGGCGTGCATAAGAACTTGGGGAACCAATATGAATGTTGTAGAAGCCTTCTAACGCATTGCCAAAACAGATTTTTAAATACTCATCAAGTTCTTTGAAGTAGACACCACCGTCTCTTTCAACCAAGTCAAAATTATATGAAATACCTTTGTTTTCAGGCATTGAAAGCAAAGATAGCATTGTAAAAATTTCTTCTGCTGTTCCGGGACCGCCTGGATGAACTTTTCCCCTGTGTGAAGCCCTGATAAAAGCTTCCATCCGTTCTTCAATAGTCGGAAATGTTACCAGCTTGGTTACCAATTCATTTGGAGCTTCAGCCGCAAGAATCTTTTTCTCAGAAAAGCCTATAAAATCCCTGCATCCAAATCTTTCGGGAGTACTTTGCTTGGCATAAGCAACTTGAGCACCCTTAAAAGGAGCCTTCATGATACCAAAACCACAGCCGGTGATATTTTCCATATCCGGCATAAAAAGAGCCATCCAGTATCCAAGCTCTTTTGCAAACTCATATTCATCTCTAGGCACCCTGTGTCCACCCCAAGTGAACATTACAAGATCCCTTTCTCCCCTGTACATTACACCTGAATGCTCAACAAACTTTTTAATATAAGCTGAGTCACACTTCTCATTGTTTGGTGTTCGGGGAGGAGAAAAAATTATATCACGGATAACTGCTGAAACATGTTCAATGGAACGCCAGATAACATTGCGACCATCGTATAAACAATCTGAAGGTACATTCGAACATAAAAGATTTAAATCACCATTTACTCTGGCAATTTCAACCTTCATTTCGCTGAATTTTTCTCTTATCGCTCTTGTATCATGAACATTATTTTTATGAACATTTATGAGAGCACCGATAATTTCGGTCATACGATTGGATGGATCAGCCAGGCCTAGAGTGAGTTTCTCCAAGTCCTTAAAGGAAACCGTCTGGGTATCCATTTCCTTATTCAAAATAGGAATAGTTAGCTCTGTTTTCATTATATAAAAATGTAACATTTCAAAAAAAAAGGCAACTATTCGCTTAATATTTCTAATAAAAATAAGCCGCATAATAACATTCAAGTCAAATATTAAATTACCGGAATGTTATTATACGGCTAAAAATAAAATCTAGCTAATTATTATTAAATTTTTAAGTTTAAAATCTAATTTGTAAAATTTGAGGTAGATTGAGAACACCTTTCAAATGTTAAGGAGACATGAACTATACCTCAAAAAAGACACAGCTAAACGACTTCAAGTCCTTGAGCCTCCATAAGAGGAACAGCGTATTCAATTGATACAGCGTAGGAAAAACTTGTTGGCATGCCTCTGTCTTTCTCTTCTACTGGTGAGGCTTCAAAGCTGTCAAATCGCCCACTAACGACACCAAGAACACGCTGATCTTCCATGCTGATAAGTGGTGCACCTCTCGAACCGTCCTGAACCCTGCTATCGAAAAGAAATAATCTTGTACCATTAGCAGAAAGAATTTTGGCACTAACTACAGCCTGCTGTAAGACCTGATTATAGATACACTGAAAGCCAAAAGGAAAGCCCAGACAGGCCACACCAGTACCTGTTGGAATGGCATCAGGTACTCCTATAATATGATCAGGCATATTTATGCCAACATCATCAGTAAACTCAAGCAAAGCGATATCATGCTCTTTATCAATTTGAGCGATATTTACCGGTACGGCACGAAAAGAAGAGCTGATCATAGGTAAAAAGTCTTCTTCTGGTGGAACAGAGACTACCATAAGTTCTTTCTGCATAGTAACGGCAGGAGCAATAGCATGCGCAGCTGTAAGTAGATAACCATCAGGATGAACAACAAAAGTTGTTCCTAAAAATACTAATTGGTTTAGGTCATCCATAAAATACAGGCCCATACAGCCACTGCGATATCTTAAATAAATATCTTGAAACATCAGTTAATCTCTCCGATTTTCTATATTATTGAAGCCATGAATTCACATCTTCAGGATGAGCACGCATCCATCTTAAAGCCTTTTCATAAGGGAAAAGCCCTTCATCCTCTTGAATCCACAGCATAAGCTGCCCCATTTCTTCAGGAGTCCAACTGAATTTATCCAACACCTTATAAACATCAGGCTCATCATCTTTAAGGCCTTTTCGAGCCATTGTACTGATATACCCGGATTTACCAAAAACATTTTCAGGATCATCAAGAAAATGAAGATTCCAGCGCGCAAACACCCAGTGAGGACGCCAGCAGGTTACAACCACCCAACGCTGATGCCTGATAGCATGACTTAATTCTGCCACCATTGAAACTTCGCTTCCTGAAATCAGTCTAAAAGAATCAGTTAGATCATATTTTCTGATTGCTTCTTTGGTTTTGTGCATTAAGCCTGATCCAGAATCAATTCCAATAATTCTGTGCTTATATTTATCTGCCTGTTTTTTTAATTCAGGAATTGACTCAGTATCAATATACGGGCGATTTCGTATCCCTGTACCGGCTGTAAACCGCCCCGCAGTAATTTTAGGGACGACCAGCCCTATTTTAGTTCCTTCTAAGTTCGGACCGAGGTCATCAATTTTTACCCCGTATTCTTTATAATATTTTTTCTGGGTGTCTGGAAGCCAGGCTGACAACATAACATCAGCCTTGCCTTCAGCAACCATCTTCCACATATTTTCTGCGTCTGTCTCAACAAGCACACATTTACGTCCCAGTCTCTCCTGCAAAACAACTTTAACAAGAGTTGCACTTGCAACGGAAGAAGACCAATTAGCATGGACTATTGTTATGGGCTTTTTTTCAGCCAACGCTGCCGTGACAGTGAGAAGGACAATAAGAAAGGCAACAATAAATACACGCAAAATAATACCTCCTGTCTTTGCCAATAAATATCTATTACCAGAGACTGCGGCGTCCAAAAGTCTTAGCCTTGGATAACGGTTTATTTTTCAATCTGAACTGTGATGGTTTCTTCGATAAATCCATACTGAATTCTTGTGGTCCGGTGTATTCTTTTAGTCCCTTATATAGCGAGTAACACAACCCGAGTAGAATTAATGCAAAGGGCAATCCTGTGGTTATGGTTGCTGTCTGCAAAGCGACTAGTCCTCCGCCGGCAAGCAGAACGGCAGCAACTACCCCCTCAAGTATTGCCCAGAAAAGGCGGGATAAAACAGGCGGATTAGGGTCTCCACCGGAAGTAATAATGTCTATGACCATAGACCCAGAGTCCGAAGAAGTAATAAAGAATGTCATTACGACCACGACCCCGAGGAAACAGGTTACTCCGCTCAGAGGGAAATTCTCCAACATTACGAAAAGAGAAATAGGGATATTATCCTGAACAACCTTAGCTATTCCGCCATTACCAAACATTTCGATGTTAAGGGCAGTATTTCCGAAAATGGTTATCCAAAGGAAAGTAATAAAGGTAGGCACAAGCAAAACGCTTAAAATAAATTCACGAATTGTGCGCCCATAGGAAACTCTAGCGATAAACATTCCTACAAAAGGTGACCATGCTATCCACCATGCCCAATAAAATATAGTCCAACCATTCTGCCACTGTGTGTGCTCGTAGGTTTCGTTCCACGTTGAAAGCTGAGGAAGAAACTGGATATAGTATCCAATATTTTCAAGAACAGCGTTGAAAATAAAAAGTGTCGGGCCAAGCAGAAGAACAAATAAAGCCAACCCTGCTGCAAGAGTTATATTAAGCTCACTCAGTATACGAATACCACCATCAAGCCCTTTGACAACACTCCATGTAGCTACAGCAGTAATACCTGTTATCAATATAATCTGGACAGTGATATTCTGCTCAATTCCCCATAAATGATTAAGCCCGGCATTAACCTGTTGAACACCCAATCCTAATGAAGTAGCCACGCCGAACAAGGTTGCCACGGTAGACATTATATCGATAACATTACCTATTCCACCATAAATACGCTCACCTAGAATAGGATAAAACGCGGTTCTGATAGAAAGTGGTAAGCCTTTATTAAATGAAAAAAAGGCTAGAGCCAGCCCTACAATGGTATAAACGCCCCAAGGATGCAGCCCCCAGTGAAGAAAAGTTATATCCATAGCTTTTCTGGCCGCTTCAGTTGTTCCGGGCTTAGTGAGAGGATTGGCAACAAAATGAAACATCGGTTCCGCGACACTGTAAAAAAGCAGTCCAATACCCATACCGGCTGAAAACAGCATTGCAAACCACGCCCCGGTCGAAAACTCCGGTTCTGCGTCAGGCCCTCCCAAGCGGATATCTCCAAACCGACTAACAAGGATTATGAGTACAAATATCAGGACAATATTCATTGTCGCAATAAAGAACCAACCAGCATACGTTGACATATAATTCTGCATTGCAGAAAAAACGTTTCCCAAGAAATGCTGAAAGATTATAGTGACTCCTACAAAAAGGATTATCACCGCTGCTGAGCCAAAGAAAACCCATGGGTGCACTTCAAGATGAAACCAGCCCTCCTTGCCTGAATCACTATCCTGAACTTGTTTAGTATCTTCCTGATCATTCATTTAAACTTTCCTTTTGACTGGCAGTAAAATCTGCGTTTGTTACCCATTTGAGAATATAATTTCTCAAAAACATTATCTCATCTTTAAAAATACGTGAGAAAACAAAAGCGGTCAAGACACATAGAGAATGAGCCTGCTCAATTGCAGAATTAGTGGCAACATTCAGGGTATAGTCCCAAATGTTATAATAGTGGATTCAGCTCTTGCCCATTAAAAAAAATGATTGCCATAGGACAGCTGTAGAATCTCAAGTATTCTGGCTTTCCTATAACCTAAGGCTTTTTATGGAGTTAAGAATGGTAAATTATTCTCACCGAAACAAAATTTCCTGATAAGAATAAATCCTGCACATATTTTGCGCAGAAAGCTCAGGCCAGGACTTTAAACGAATTAAGTTGGCCGAAAAGCATTAATATCTGAATAAAAAAGGAGCCACACATTCTCTGAGGGAAAGTGTAACTCCTTTAGC
This genomic window from Maridesulfovibrio bastinii DSM 16055 contains:
- the recQ gene encoding DNA helicase RecQ produces the protein MIKRKSSPIDILQSVYGYTSFRGIQEDIISRVMNGYNAVVFMPTGGGKSLCYQIPSILRDGVGIVISPLIALMHDQVVALKEMGVSAEYLNSSVPKDKISEIIFSLKTNKIDLLYISPERLTSSGFIEFLTQLKIGLIAIDEAHCVAQWGHDFRPDYLSLEILAQTFPKIPRMALTATADGPTRNEILSRLNFTTEDIFSTGFDRPNIKYTIVPKKDAKKQLLQFINNEHFLECGIVYRMSRKKVEETATWLNKNGIKALPYHAGLSPETRKINQRRFMSEDGIVMVATIAFGMGIDKPDVRFVAHMDLPKSIEAYYQETGRAGRDGLAAEAFLLIGLQDITFLKRMILSGNASDSRKALELRKLNSMLAYCESPGCLRQPLLAYFGEELTKPCGNCSTCISPPLKFDGTIAAQKALSNIYRTDQLFGTNYLIDILLGKETDRIKKLNHNKLSTFGIGTEFTKDEWLSIHRQLISQSMVDVDIEGYGALKLNRKSWQILKKIKKVEFRKDPVLTKNSKTKKKNFTIGDENCPSLTTPEASELLDSLRLLRSALASEQKVPAYVIFADKTLLELACYRPSSTGQLFGINGLGDQKIFRYGDIIIKTLAEHEKVYGRPENLPQLPEPKAKALNIAPENQNLTATILETYNLFEKYLNVEDVAQKRNLKIKTIYSHLKTCVEQNKLNADDILDISNQEITCIKETLELYKKEGYKQLLPVYEALFGNYSYEILRIISAENARDS
- a CDS encoding PpnN family nucleotide 5'-monophosphate nucleosidase yields the protein MKTELTIPILNKEMDTQTVSFKDLEKLTLGLADPSNRMTEIIGALINVHKNNVHDTRAIREKFSEMKVEIARVNGDLNLLCSNVPSDCLYDGRNVIWRSIEHVSAVIRDIIFSPPRTPNNEKCDSAYIKKFVEHSGVMYRGERDLVMFTWGGHRVPRDEYEFAKELGYWMALFMPDMENITGCGFGIMKAPFKGAQVAYAKQSTPERFGCRDFIGFSEKKILAAEAPNELVTKLVTFPTIEERMEAFIRASHRGKVHPGGPGTAEEIFTMLSLLSMPENKGISYNFDLVERDGGVYFKELDEYLKICFGNALEGFYNIHIGSPSSYARHVTEQTKSLNTRYLWNDDLVFGKEIQEPFDVSFESMEGLNLSRDQEPYLLLTNLRRFFSSIVHLSVKDPDMLDSWGSDRPLIHGDKDIVSATDAFARKLEKQGRIHPNRKYATCYRIK
- a CDS encoding S1 family peptidase; amino-acid sequence: MFQDIYLRYRSGCMGLYFMDDLNQLVFLGTTFVVHPDGYLLTAAHAIAPAVTMQKELMVVSVPPEEDFLPMISSSFRAVPVNIAQIDKEHDIALLEFTDDVGINMPDHIIGVPDAIPTGTGVACLGFPFGFQCIYNQVLQQAVVSAKILSANGTRLFLFDSRVQDGSRGAPLISMEDQRVLGVVSGRFDSFEASPVEEKDRGMPTSFSYAVSIEYAVPLMEAQGLEVV
- a CDS encoding glycine betaine ABC transporter substrate-binding protein, giving the protein MRVFIVAFLIVLLTVTAALAEKKPITIVHANWSSSVASATLVKVVLQERLGRKCVLVETDAENMWKMVAEGKADVMLSAWLPDTQKKYYKEYGVKIDDLGPNLEGTKIGLVVPKITAGRFTAGTGIRNRPYIDTESIPELKKQADKYKHRIIGIDSGSGLMHKTKEAIRKYDLTDSFRLISGSEVSMVAELSHAIRHQRWVVVTCWRPHWVFARWNLHFLDDPENVFGKSGYISTMARKGLKDDEPDVYKVLDKFSWTPEEMGQLMLWIQEDEGLFPYEKALRWMRAHPEDVNSWLQ
- a CDS encoding BCCT family transporter yields the protein MNDQEDTKQVQDSDSGKEGWFHLEVHPWVFFGSAAVIILFVGVTIIFQHFLGNVFSAMQNYMSTYAGWFFIATMNIVLIFVLIILVSRFGDIRLGGPDAEPEFSTGAWFAMLFSAGMGIGLLFYSVAEPMFHFVANPLTKPGTTEAARKAMDITFLHWGLHPWGVYTIVGLALAFFSFNKGLPLSIRTAFYPILGERIYGGIGNVIDIMSTVATLFGVATSLGLGVQQVNAGLNHLWGIEQNITVQIILITGITAVATWSVVKGLDGGIRILSELNITLAAGLALFVLLLGPTLFIFNAVLENIGYYIQFLPQLSTWNETYEHTQWQNGWTIFYWAWWIAWSPFVGMFIARVSYGRTIREFILSVLLVPTFITFLWITIFGNTALNIEMFGNGGIAKVVQDNIPISLFVMLENFPLSGVTCFLGVVVVMTFFITSSDSGSMVIDIITSGGDPNPPVLSRLFWAILEGVVAAVLLAGGGLVALQTATITTGLPFALILLGLCYSLYKGLKEYTGPQEFSMDLSKKPSQFRLKNKPLSKAKTFGRRSLW